One Prosthecochloris marina DNA segment encodes these proteins:
- a CDS encoding carbon-nitrogen hydrolase has product MHSEKVRIALVQMACEADPEMNLKKACRKIVESASRGAKIVCLQELFTTVYFCQAEEYEPFSLSEPVPGPSTDMLQAIAAEHGIVIIASLFEKRARGLFHNTAAVIDADGSYLGKYRKMHVPDDPGFYEKFYFTPGDLGYKIFKTRYATIGVLICWDQWFPEAARLTALQGAEILFYPTAIGWASSETSMEVRHSQLQAWKTIQQSHAIANGVYVATANRVGTEGDLRFWGNSFVSDPFGQVTASADENSEQILLEECDLGNIAYYRSHWPFLRDRRVETYGEIQRRYID; this is encoded by the coding sequence ATGCATTCAGAAAAGGTGAGAATCGCCCTCGTGCAGATGGCCTGTGAAGCCGATCCGGAGATGAATCTGAAAAAGGCATGCCGTAAAATTGTAGAGTCGGCATCCAGAGGAGCGAAGATAGTCTGCTTGCAGGAACTGTTTACAACAGTCTATTTCTGCCAGGCCGAGGAGTACGAACCGTTCAGCCTTTCCGAACCCGTTCCCGGCCCTTCGACCGATATGCTTCAGGCAATAGCCGCCGAGCACGGCATTGTCATTATAGCCTCGTTATTCGAGAAACGCGCGCGTGGGCTTTTTCATAACACCGCGGCAGTTATCGATGCGGATGGTTCTTACCTCGGAAAGTATCGCAAAATGCATGTCCCTGACGATCCCGGCTTTTATGAAAAATTTTACTTCACGCCGGGTGACCTCGGTTACAAGATATTCAAAACACGGTATGCTACGATCGGGGTGTTGATCTGTTGGGATCAATGGTTTCCGGAGGCGGCACGCCTGACCGCTCTTCAAGGGGCGGAAATTCTTTTTTACCCAACGGCTATCGGGTGGGCTTCGAGTGAAACGTCGATGGAAGTTCGGCATTCCCAGTTGCAGGCATGGAAAACGATACAACAGAGTCATGCAATTGCAAACGGGGTTTATGTAGCCACAGCTAATAGAGTTGGAACTGAGGGTGATCTCCGTTTCTGGGGCAACAGTTTTGTTTCAGATCCGTTCGGACAGGTTACTGCTTCTGCTGATGAAAACAGTGAGCAAATCCTGCTGGAGGAGTGTGATCTTGGTAACATAGCGTATTATCGGTCACACTGGCCTTTTTTGCGGGACAGAAGGGTTGAAACATACGGGGAAATACAACGGCGTTATATCGATTGA
- a CDS encoding TonB family protein, whose amino-acid sequence MQKHCSGYILSFFFTLLFAAFSTGCTIDEENLENFFKPQPTTHIISAAELHKEYDLNVIAADMKYRSSVIIVYGVVLDIGIDTSDRTYVIIGAKKPEGIRCFFARKDMASLARLSKGQFVAIEGKAKSGDANTFVIDKARILSDEEEDNILPKPTIVGKDATVGKDAIRWVQADIMPGFLHQEKPEYPEKARIAGIEGKVFVIVMIGKDGKPSKAHVLKRTPPEQTVFDKPAMDAVMNSTYEPAMQNGEPIETWLTIPIRFSLR is encoded by the coding sequence ATGCAAAAGCACTGTTCAGGTTACATCCTCTCCTTTTTCTTCACGCTACTCTTTGCGGCGTTCAGTACCGGTTGCACCATTGATGAAGAAAATCTTGAAAACTTTTTTAAACCCCAGCCGACCACCCATATCATATCTGCGGCTGAACTGCATAAAGAGTATGACCTGAACGTTATTGCTGCAGATATGAAATACCGGAGCAGCGTGATTATCGTGTATGGCGTCGTTCTGGATATTGGCATAGATACAAGTGACCGAACGTACGTGATTATTGGAGCAAAAAAACCTGAAGGCATCCGATGTTTTTTCGCAAGAAAAGATATGGCGTCACTTGCTCGATTATCGAAAGGACAGTTTGTTGCGATCGAGGGAAAAGCAAAAAGTGGTGATGCCAATACTTTTGTCATTGACAAAGCGCGCATTCTATCGGACGAAGAGGAAGACAACATCTTACCGAAGCCCACCATCGTCGGAAAGGATGCCACTGTCGGAAAAGATGCCATCAGATGGGTTCAGGCTGACATCATGCCAGGGTTTCTTCACCAGGAAAAACCAGAATACCCTGAAAAAGCTCGAATTGCAGGTATCGAAGGAAAAGTGTTTGTCATCGTTATGATAGGCAAAGACGGGAAACCCAGTAAAGCGCACGTTCTAAAGCGTACGCCACCCGAACAAACCGTTTTCGATAAACCAGCGATGGACGCGGTCATGAATTCAACCTACGAACCCGCTATGCAAAATGGAGAACCGATAGAGACGTGGTTAACCATCCCAATTCGTTTTTCTTTACGCTAA
- a CDS encoding TIGR00341 family protein, giving the protein MKLIEVIADEGSVKTVAAIAEKHKVRDFRTGLKDKDDSQPMRLVVTDDKVQDVLDALQGVLGAQSYAKLLVYPIDISLPKQTEEQQEKEAHAMRARESLYKEVQKNARLDTNYLVLVMLSTIVAAIGLIENNVAVVIGAMVIAPLLGPNLAFGLGTALGDLSLMKNSLKTLFAGVLLAVTVSVVMGIVWPFPLTSPELIARTDAGLDSIALAFASGAAAALSLSTGLPSVLVGVMVAVALLPPAATFGLMLGHARIDLAAGAALLLAVNVVSVNLACKLVFLIKGVRPRTWWEKEKANKAMRRYIVVWVFTLVLLGLVIYVRTFSL; this is encoded by the coding sequence ATGAAACTCATCGAGGTTATTGCTGATGAAGGCAGTGTGAAAACTGTTGCAGCTATTGCCGAGAAACACAAGGTCCGTGATTTTCGTACCGGGCTGAAGGACAAAGACGATTCACAGCCGATGCGGCTTGTCGTAACGGACGATAAGGTGCAGGATGTGCTGGATGCTCTTCAGGGAGTTCTTGGCGCGCAGTCCTATGCAAAACTGCTGGTTTACCCAATCGATATTTCCCTTCCAAAGCAAACCGAAGAGCAGCAGGAAAAAGAGGCTCATGCAATGCGAGCTCGTGAATCACTGTACAAAGAGGTTCAGAAAAATGCACGTCTTGATACAAACTACCTTGTACTTGTCATGCTCTCTACGATCGTTGCTGCTATAGGACTGATCGAGAACAATGTGGCCGTTGTTATCGGGGCGATGGTAATTGCTCCGCTGCTTGGGCCGAATCTGGCTTTCGGACTTGGCACGGCGCTCGGTGACCTTTCTCTTATGAAGAATTCCCTGAAAACGCTGTTTGCGGGAGTACTGCTGGCCGTAACCGTTTCTGTTGTTATGGGGATTGTCTGGCCGTTTCCTCTTACAAGTCCTGAGCTTATCGCCCGCACGGATGCGGGTCTGGATTCGATAGCTTTGGCCTTTGCTTCGGGGGCGGCAGCAGCGCTTTCGCTCAGCACCGGATTGCCGAGTGTTCTTGTCGGCGTTATGGTGGCGGTTGCTCTGCTTCCTCCCGCAGCCACCTTCGGACTGATGCTCGGGCATGCCCGTATCGACCTTGCGGCAGGCGCGGCTCTTCTTCTTGCAGTGAACGTGGTTAGCGTGAACCTTGCCTGCAAACTCGTGTTTCTCATCAAGGGAGTGCGACCGAGAACCTGGTGGGAGAAGGAAAAAGCTAACAAGGCAATGCGGAGGTACATTGTTGTCTGGGTGTTTACTCTCGTTTTGCTGGGGCTGGTTATCTATGTTAGAACTTTTTCTCTCTGA
- a CDS encoding EamA family transporter, with translation MKIQDILVAIVVAFIWGFNFVVIELGLDSFPPLLFSALRFVFSAFPAILFIQKGSVSLRWIISIGLVLGVVMFSLLFVGMKIGMPAGLSSLVLQIQSVFTLLLSSFLLRDAPTAFQKLGISIAFGGIFILVFDSIGEGRSSLAGLCIVIAAGLAWAVSNILMKKAGRINMFHLVIQMSLIPPLPLFFLSFFFEDGQIETIANISLTGVFAIFYTSIVSTVLAFGFWGKLLSRYSPNVVAPFSLLVPVFGMLSSWVVLGESFNNWEWIASLCIFAGLLVIVAPPDVLNRIKSSLALAMQRWE, from the coding sequence ATGAAAATACAGGATATTCTTGTTGCCATAGTGGTAGCATTTATCTGGGGATTCAATTTTGTTGTCATCGAGCTTGGACTCGACTCTTTTCCGCCCTTGTTGTTTTCCGCCCTGCGATTTGTCTTTTCTGCATTTCCAGCGATTTTGTTCATTCAAAAAGGTTCTGTCAGCCTGCGGTGGATTATATCCATCGGTCTGGTTTTGGGGGTTGTGATGTTCAGTTTGTTGTTTGTCGGAATGAAGATTGGAATGCCGGCCGGGCTGTCTTCGCTGGTGCTGCAAATTCAAAGTGTCTTTACATTGCTTCTGTCTTCATTCCTGTTACGGGATGCTCCTACTGCGTTCCAAAAACTCGGTATTTCGATTGCTTTTGGCGGAATATTTATCCTGGTGTTCGACAGTATCGGAGAGGGCCGTTCAAGCTTGGCTGGATTGTGTATCGTTATCGCTGCCGGTCTGGCATGGGCGGTATCGAATATCCTGATGAAGAAAGCGGGGAGAATCAATATGTTTCATCTGGTCATTCAGATGAGTCTGATTCCTCCGTTACCACTGTTTTTCCTGTCGTTTTTTTTTGAAGATGGACAGATCGAGACGATTGCCAATATATCTCTGACCGGTGTATTCGCTATTTTTTATACGAGTATTGTTTCGACCGTGCTTGCGTTTGGTTTCTGGGGGAAGCTGCTATCGCGATATTCTCCGAATGTTGTCGCGCCGTTTTCCTTGCTCGTTCCGGTTTTCGGCATGCTGTCTTCATGGGTTGTGCTGGGTGAATCGTTCAACAACTGGGAATGGATCGCCTCTCTGTGTATTTTTGCCGGTCTGCTGGTGATAGTAGCTCCACCGGATGTGTTGAACAGGATCAAATCGTCCCTTGCGTTGGCAATGCAGCGGTGGGAATGA
- a CDS encoding calcium/sodium antiporter, with protein MLLDSFLLILGLTLLLGGGNFLVTGASALARNLGVPPLVIGLTVVAFGTSAPELSINLLGALQGNSGISFGNIIGSNIANIGLILGLTALIRPLTIESVVISREIPMMILVSAITLIAASDMFLRSAQDMFDRSDGLVFLMLFGVFMYYTIGDLMKKRRDSLVEEAEDFAGGKGLRGTVLNIGMFVGGLAGLLGGGKISVDAAVAIAEALAVPQVIIGLTIVAFGTSLPELVTSLVATFQGKADIAVGNVVGSNIFNLLLVNGLCASITPITVPAGGGFADLAMMILLSLFLLPMSITDQKKIVRWEGAVLLGLYLGYNIWRVVG; from the coding sequence ATGCTCCTCGACAGTTTTCTCCTTATTCTCGGGCTGACCCTTCTGCTTGGAGGGGGTAATTTCCTGGTGACCGGTGCTTCAGCTCTGGCAAGAAATTTAGGGGTGCCCCCTCTGGTGATCGGCCTGACGGTTGTGGCTTTCGGTACCAGCGCCCCTGAACTTTCGATCAACCTGCTTGGTGCTTTGCAAGGGAACAGCGGAATCTCTTTTGGGAACATTATTGGATCCAACATTGCCAATATCGGTTTGATTCTTGGCCTGACGGCTCTCATCAGGCCCTTGACGATCGAGAGCGTTGTTATCTCGAGGGAGATACCGATGATGATTCTTGTTTCTGCAATAACGTTGATCGCTGCAAGTGACATGTTCCTCCGTTCGGCTCAGGATATGTTCGACCGTTCGGACGGCTTGGTGTTTCTGATGTTATTCGGGGTGTTCATGTACTATACTATCGGGGACCTCATGAAAAAACGGCGGGATAGCCTGGTTGAAGAGGCTGAAGATTTTGCCGGAGGTAAAGGCTTGAGAGGTACGGTGCTGAATATCGGGATGTTTGTCGGCGGTCTTGCCGGGCTGCTTGGAGGTGGAAAAATTTCGGTTGATGCTGCGGTTGCTATTGCTGAAGCACTTGCTGTTCCACAGGTTATTATCGGTCTGACGATTGTAGCTTTTGGGACCAGTCTCCCTGAACTGGTTACCTCTCTGGTTGCAACCTTTCAGGGGAAAGCCGATATTGCAGTTGGCAATGTTGTGGGGTCGAATATTTTCAATCTGCTGCTTGTCAACGGGTTATGTGCTTCGATAACTCCTATTACCGTGCCAGCGGGTGGTGGATTTGCCGATCTTGCCATGATGATTCTGTTGTCACTGTTCCTGCTCCCCATGAGTATCACTGATCAGAAAAAAATTGTGCGTTGGGAGGGGGCCGTTCTGCTCGGGCTGTATCTTGGCTACAACATCTGGAGAGTCGTGGGGTAG
- a CDS encoding NAD(P)/FAD-dependent oxidoreductase — translation MTKNGEMSSGRGSMRDLTIIGGGPTGIFAAFQCGMNNISCRIIESMPQLGGQLTALYPEKYIYDVAAFPKVQAAELVESLWKQAERYGPELILGETVSRYRKLDDGSFDVETRSGRAFASRSVLVAAGLGAFSPRKLPQLGDLGELEGHSVLYSVQHMQQFAGKKVLIVGGGDSALDWAMMLLPEAEHVSVAHRSPEFRAHGKTQQDVLEAAEKGLLDVYLNTEVKSIEHDGPALRKVHLRSKSGKETSFEADYMLVLIGYISNLGPLAEWGLALNDNAIVVDGHMKTDVDGLYAAGDIASYPGKLKIIQTGLSDATMAVRHSLTYIHPGKKIKHQFSSIKMAKEKNK, via the coding sequence ATGACAAAGAACGGAGAAATGTCTTCCGGAAGGGGTAGTATGCGTGATTTGACGATTATCGGTGGGGGACCCACAGGTATTTTTGCTGCCTTTCAGTGCGGTATGAACAATATCTCGTGCAGGATTATCGAAAGCATGCCGCAGCTTGGCGGTCAGCTTACTGCGCTATATCCTGAAAAATATATTTATGACGTAGCAGCATTTCCCAAGGTTCAGGCTGCAGAGCTTGTTGAAAGCCTCTGGAAACAGGCTGAACGGTATGGTCCGGAATTGATTCTGGGTGAAACGGTGTCCAGGTACCGGAAACTCGATGACGGTTCATTTGATGTTGAGACCCGAAGTGGCAGGGCTTTCGCTTCCCGTTCGGTACTTGTTGCAGCAGGATTGGGTGCGTTTTCTCCGAGAAAGCTTCCCCAGCTTGGCGATCTCGGTGAGCTCGAAGGACATTCAGTGCTGTATTCGGTGCAACATATGCAGCAATTTGCTGGCAAAAAGGTGTTGATTGTAGGGGGCGGGGATTCCGCTCTCGATTGGGCAATGATGCTGCTTCCTGAAGCTGAGCATGTAAGCGTTGCCCACCGTTCCCCGGAGTTCAGGGCTCATGGTAAAACGCAACAGGATGTACTGGAAGCTGCCGAAAAGGGTTTGCTGGATGTCTATCTGAACACGGAAGTAAAGAGTATCGAGCATGACGGCCCTGCGTTGCGAAAAGTACATCTGCGTTCGAAAAGTGGAAAGGAGACATCTTTCGAGGCAGATTATATGCTGGTATTGATCGGTTATATTTCAAATCTCGGTCCTCTTGCAGAATGGGGACTTGCCTTGAACGACAATGCTATTGTTGTCGACGGTCACATGAAGACAGACGTGGATGGTTTGTACGCTGCCGGAGATATCGCTTCTTATCCCGGAAAACTTAAAATTATTCAGACCGGTTTGAGTGATGCGACGATGGCGGTTCGTCACAGTCTTACCTATATTCATCCTGGAAAAAAGATCAAGCATCAGTTCAGCAGCATTAAAATGGCTAAAGAGAAAAATAAATGA
- a CDS encoding 1,4-dihydroxy-2-naphthoate polyprenyltransferase yields MTQGTVNAQPEPSRFQAWMMAIRPKTLPAGAVPVVVGTAFAAADGKILPVAAAIALLCALGIQVATNFINEIYDFRKGADTGERLGPTRTVAAGFISEKTMVTVSAVLLLTVFLLGLYLVYLAGWPILFIGLLSMFFTWAYTGGPYPIAYSGLGDLFVFVFFGLVAVGGTYYIQVGSVTLPVLTAAVAPGIFSVNILLVNNIRDIDTDRKVGKMTLPARIGGGNARWLYLGLTVVAYFVPVWIWMTGYSAWVMLSWFSIPLAIGQVRALFHSEGRALNDVLAGTGRVMVLHGTLLALGMVVPIFSAL; encoded by the coding sequence ATGACGCAAGGAACTGTAAATGCTCAGCCAGAGCCTTCGCGTTTTCAGGCATGGATGATGGCCATACGTCCCAAGACACTTCCTGCCGGTGCTGTTCCTGTTGTTGTCGGCACAGCCTTTGCTGCAGCCGACGGAAAAATTTTGCCTGTTGCTGCTGCTATTGCATTGCTTTGTGCCTTGGGAATACAGGTTGCTACGAACTTTATCAATGAAATATACGATTTCAGAAAAGGAGCCGATACAGGGGAGAGGCTTGGGCCGACACGCACTGTCGCTGCAGGATTTATCTCGGAAAAAACCATGGTTACCGTTTCAGCTGTGTTACTGCTGACAGTATTCCTTTTAGGTCTTTATCTGGTATACCTTGCAGGCTGGCCAATTCTTTTCATCGGGTTGCTTTCGATGTTTTTTACATGGGCATATACAGGAGGACCTTATCCTATTGCCTATTCAGGGCTTGGAGACCTTTTCGTGTTTGTTTTTTTCGGGCTTGTCGCTGTCGGTGGTACCTACTATATCCAGGTGGGTTCGGTTACCTTACCGGTACTGACGGCTGCGGTTGCTCCTGGAATTTTTTCTGTCAACATCCTGCTTGTCAATAATATCCGTGATATCGATACAGATCGGAAAGTGGGGAAGATGACCCTCCCTGCAAGGATAGGGGGCGGAAATGCAAGATGGCTTTATCTCGGCTTGACTGTTGTCGCCTATTTTGTGCCTGTCTGGATATGGATGACCGGATACTCTGCCTGGGTCATGCTTTCCTGGTTTTCCATACCGCTTGCTATCGGTCAGGTCAGAGCACTTTTCCATAGTGAAGGCAGGGCTCTCAATGACGTGCTTGCAGGAACAGGGAGGGTAATGGTACTGCATGGAACACTGCTTGCCTTAGGTATGGTGGTCCCGATATTTTCAGCTCTATAA
- the hisF gene encoding imidazole glycerol phosphate synthase subunit HisF — MLAKRIIPCLDVRDGRVVKGINFEGLRDAGSILEQAEFYNDELADELVFLDISASIESRRTTLEEVLKVSEKVFIPLTVGGGISSVERARDAFLHGADKVSVNTAAVYDPELITRIAEKFGSQAVVVAIDVKKVGDKYIVHTHSGKELTKYEAVEWAHMVQDLGAGEILLTSMDRDGTKSGYDNEILHRISTTVHIPVIASGGAGNLIHLYDGFSKGHADAALAASIFHFRQYSIREAKEYLRERGIEVRL, encoded by the coding sequence ATGTTAGCCAAACGTATTATACCATGCCTCGACGTCCGTGACGGAAGAGTTGTCAAGGGCATCAACTTTGAAGGTCTGCGGGATGCCGGTTCGATTCTCGAACAAGCCGAATTCTACAATGATGAACTGGCGGACGAGCTGGTTTTTCTCGATATCTCAGCCTCGATCGAATCGAGAAGAACAACACTCGAGGAAGTTCTAAAAGTTTCGGAAAAGGTATTTATTCCTCTCACCGTAGGCGGCGGCATCAGTTCGGTCGAACGCGCCAGAGATGCATTCCTGCACGGTGCTGACAAAGTTTCGGTCAACACCGCCGCAGTTTATGATCCGGAGTTGATCACGAGAATCGCCGAAAAGTTCGGATCGCAGGCAGTCGTGGTTGCAATCGATGTCAAAAAAGTCGGTGACAAGTATATCGTCCACACCCATTCGGGCAAAGAGCTGACAAAATACGAAGCAGTCGAATGGGCTCACATGGTACAGGATCTCGGCGCTGGAGAAATCCTTCTGACCAGTATGGACCGTGACGGCACCAAGTCAGGATACGATAATGAAATTCTGCATAGAATATCGACAACGGTTCACATACCTGTCATTGCATCAGGCGGGGCCGGAAATCTCATACATCTTTACGATGGCTTCTCCAAAGGACATGCCGACGCCGCCCTTGCCGCTTCAATCTTCCATTTCCGGCAATACTCGATCAGGGAAGCGAAGGAATATCTGAGGGAAAGAGGAATAGAAGTTCGACTGTAA
- a CDS encoding Rieske (2Fe-2S) protein has product MNWYKVLENASEIAENQVMEATAGGRTIALSKVNGVICALGGECSHEGGPLGKGDIENGHLVCPWHGWEFEPCTGRDVYNPARGVESFTVEVRGDGVYVEV; this is encoded by the coding sequence ATGAACTGGTACAAAGTACTCGAAAATGCTTCCGAAATTGCGGAAAACCAGGTTATGGAGGCAACGGCCGGTGGACGAACGATAGCGCTTTCGAAGGTCAATGGAGTAATCTGTGCGTTGGGGGGTGAATGTTCTCATGAAGGCGGACCTTTGGGGAAGGGGGATATTGAAAACGGACACCTGGTTTGCCCTTGGCACGGCTGGGAATTCGAGCCCTGTACCGGCAGAGATGTTTACAATCCTGCTCGAGGTGTCGAGTCGTTTACGGTTGAGGTGCGTGGGGATGGAGTGTATGTGGAGGTGTAG
- a CDS encoding CIA30 family protein: protein MGAQRKIITDFIHPPFLRWTSVNDGVMGGLSDSLMQRSGEGKGVFSGHLSLESNGGFASVRALLPENDFTGYHGIELYIKGDGKRYSFRLRTDLLFDGLVYRQEFDAPVDRWMAVQLPFSDFKPSFRGRTVSDAPPLDPARIFQIGFLLSEKQEGTFRLEVDRIEVFQS, encoded by the coding sequence ATGGGTGCGCAAAGGAAAATAATCACCGACTTCATACATCCCCCTTTTCTTCGCTGGACCAGCGTCAACGATGGCGTTATGGGTGGATTGTCCGACAGCCTGATGCAGCGTTCCGGTGAGGGTAAAGGGGTTTTTTCCGGCCATCTTTCCCTTGAAAGCAATGGTGGGTTCGCCTCGGTACGGGCACTGCTTCCGGAAAATGATTTTACGGGTTATCATGGGATCGAACTGTATATCAAAGGAGACGGCAAGCGTTACAGTTTTCGTTTGAGAACGGATCTGCTGTTCGACGGCCTGGTGTACCGCCAGGAATTCGATGCGCCGGTGGACAGATGGATGGCGGTTCAGTTACCGTTCAGTGATTTCAAGCCCTCTTTCCGCGGTCGAACTGTTTCCGACGCCCCGCCTCTTGACCCGGCCCGTATTTTCCAGATCGGTTTTCTTCTTTCCGAAAAACAGGAGGGTACGTTCAGGCTCGAAGTAGACAGGATCGAGGTTTTTCAGTCCTGA
- a CDS encoding Na/Pi symporter, protein MSVNTGALPQIKSSPESKPMIKEWFFVVGLVYLLLVCVALIGSGFKEAAGENAKGLFAFASNPLSGLVIGTIATALIQSSSTVTSIIVGLVAGGLPVSIAIPMVMGANIGTTITNTIVSLGHVREGEEFKRAYAAATIHDFFNLLCVVIFLPLEMLTGYLAKAGFFLGGLFVGKESMSIKGFNFIKPIVKPAVSMVEDFLQSFLPQITAGFIMIMIGVVLIVAVITVLSRLLKMLMVGKAKDILRKSVGRGPVSGLFSGALLTVLVQSSSTTTSLVVPLAGNGVFSLRQIYPFTLGANIGTCITALLAATAITGANAVFALQIAFVHLLYNFSGVLVIYGLPFLRLLPVRAAEMLATATVRNKLYALAYIIGVFFLIPSVLIAISARFGL, encoded by the coding sequence ATGAGTGTCAATACCGGAGCTTTACCTCAAATAAAGTCATCTCCCGAATCAAAGCCAATGATAAAGGAATGGTTTTTTGTCGTTGGTCTTGTATATCTTCTGCTGGTTTGTGTGGCTCTTATCGGAAGCGGGTTCAAGGAAGCTGCAGGTGAAAATGCCAAAGGGCTTTTTGCTTTTGCCAGTAATCCCTTAAGCGGTCTGGTTATCGGTACAATCGCTACAGCACTTATTCAGTCTTCGAGTACTGTCACCTCGATTATTGTCGGACTTGTTGCCGGGGGGCTTCCTGTTTCGATAGCTATTCCAATGGTTATGGGGGCAAATATCGGCACGACGATCACCAATACCATTGTGAGTCTCGGGCATGTCCGGGAAGGAGAGGAGTTCAAGCGGGCTTATGCCGCTGCAACGATTCATGACTTTTTCAACCTGCTCTGTGTTGTTATTTTTCTCCCGCTTGAAATGCTTACCGGTTATCTTGCCAAGGCCGGTTTTTTTCTTGGTGGTTTGTTTGTCGGCAAAGAGTCGATGTCTATCAAAGGTTTCAATTTCATAAAGCCTATTGTAAAGCCTGCCGTTTCGATGGTCGAAGATTTCCTTCAGTCTTTTTTGCCTCAGATAACAGCTGGTTTTATTATGATTATGATAGGAGTTGTCCTTATTGTTGCCGTGATCACAGTGCTCAGCAGGTTGCTGAAAATGCTTATGGTGGGAAAGGCAAAGGATATTCTGCGTAAGTCTGTCGGCAGAGGACCGGTTTCCGGTTTGTTTTCAGGCGCGCTCTTGACTGTGCTTGTTCAATCATCTTCGACAACAACGAGTCTTGTCGTACCCCTTGCCGGAAACGGCGTGTTTTCTCTCAGGCAGATTTATCCGTTTACATTGGGTGCGAATATCGGTACCTGTATAACGGCTTTGCTTGCTGCAACAGCCATAACAGGGGCCAATGCTGTTTTTGCTCTGCAGATCGCTTTTGTACATCTGTTGTACAATTTTTCCGGGGTTCTCGTGATTTACGGACTTCCTTTTTTGAGATTACTGCCTGTTCGTGCTGCCGAAATGCTTGCAACTGCTACCGTTCGCAACAAACTGTATGCCTTGGCATATATTATCGGTGTTTTTTTTCTGATTCCAAGCGTTTTAATTGCAATTAGTGCCCGGTTCGGGTTGTGA
- a CDS encoding YqhA family protein, translated as MKFILSNGRYMVIIGVIGAFIAAVSLFIYGGVLTVQQIIDTIQTGYVSSKGSKALMLSFVEIADIFLIGTVMYIISTGLYELFIDDNIEVPDWLEIHTLDDLKQKLIGVVIVVMSVVFLGHVIKWHGETEIVYYGAAIAFVVVALTYFTGQKKKKEEGKIEE; from the coding sequence ATGAAGTTCATCCTCTCAAACGGACGTTACATGGTCATCATCGGCGTTATCGGTGCATTTATAGCAGCAGTCTCGCTTTTCATCTACGGCGGCGTACTTACCGTTCAGCAAATCATCGACACTATCCAAACGGGATATGTATCGAGCAAGGGATCGAAAGCCCTGATGCTCAGTTTTGTCGAAATTGCCGATATCTTTCTGATCGGCACCGTGATGTACATCATATCGACAGGTCTTTACGAACTGTTCATCGATGACAATATAGAAGTACCCGACTGGCTGGAAATACATACACTCGACGATCTCAAACAAAAGCTGATAGGGGTCGTTATCGTGGTTATGAGTGTGGTTTTTCTCGGCCATGTCATCAAATGGCACGGAGAGACCGAGATTGTCTATTACGGCGCAGCCATTGCTTTCGTCGTTGTAGCACTTACCTACTTCACAGGGCAGAAGAAGAAGAAAGAGGAAGGCAAAATTGAAGAGTAA